The Gossypium hirsutum isolate 1008001.06 chromosome D06, Gossypium_hirsutum_v2.1, whole genome shotgun sequence genome contains the following window.
aattttaaattttttttaaaacaacataaaataaaaaatacaaatgtgaataAGAGAGGAATCAAACCCAATACTCAATAACAACATACTAACATTTAATCATTTGATCAAAGGAGATGAGTGTTAAATTAGTAAAGAAAATGCATTTTGTAGAATGTGTTTTTCGACATGTCAACTgaatatgagaaaaaaaaaggggccTAAAttcctaaatattttttaaaatcgagCTTTTCTTTTGataggtgctaaaagtaacatgttttagtctcattcttaaaacgtttttgggtgattatttgatgttaatggtggattttatgctcttaatcctttaaattcatttttctatacttaggagagtattTTGAGAGCAAAAGAAGCGAAAAATGAGTAAAAATCGGAAAACCAGAGTGAGTTACATGAGCTACATAGGTTGAACGATTCCACACGACTTGGCCACATAGCCGTATAAGCCCCACAGGTAGCCATCTTCTAATTTATCCATGTTCGAAAATTGGGCAAGACcctaaattatttaaatcaaatgaaagaaataataaaattataacttaTATTGTAATCCTATAAAACCCATTTGCATCAATGTCTCAAAAATCTTCAAGTTTGGGTTGTTCAACTCTATCTTCAAGGCAGACTATCTTTTTCATGgcagacttttttttttcttttttttttttgttggctGCTAGATGTTTGAAGACCAACCAGAAAAAACCCTCAAAGCTTGTGGGAGGCGACAAAGCTGAAAAGGACATTCAACATTTTCTATCCTCTAtctgtttaaaaaaaaactgcAATTACCATTTAAAACATAAGTATTTACAAATATCCAAAtacactaaaataaaataaaatacttaaataacaaTCTTTAAATCAactaacttcaaaaaaaaaaaacatgtaactTTGAATCAAAAGTTGCTGTGTTAAAAAGAACTAAACTTTAAAGCAAAATCAAAAGTAACCAAAATATTTACATGCTAATATTAAAAGCTTCGATTCACTCTCTTTTGATCGTCTTCTTGCTGAAATTTCCTTTCAATTTTTGACTAATTTGTGTTAGGGTTTCTTTTGTTCATAGAGAGGGGgccaacaaaaaaaataaaaaatttaagttttttttaaaaaattaatatcgtTATAGTTCCTATCATTTCTGttctttttaatataatactGAAAACCACCCATACATCTCCCCAACTTAAGATAATGCGTTTCAACACACTCGAACTCACATTAAATAAAGAGGATTGTTGTTTTTGTCtctctttttgtttttaatgtaaaattttcttttaatttatttttttatctatcaaTTTTAATCCAACTCAATTTATCAGCCTCATCAATTTTTGCCACGTAAGTATTTTTTAAGCATGTGCTTCTTATGTGCGATCCAACCGAGTTATAAGTCTTAATGTGAAcaaatttaaaaagattaaactcgtatttgaatattttaaaaggTTTGACTCTTAAACCCTTAAAAAGTTGGGTTATTATTTtagccttttatttattttacatctaATAAGCTTATTGTACCATTAGGTAATggtttatttcacatccaaacatCTCAATATTGATTTCCATTCGattaagtaataaaattaaaaatatcatttatatcAAATAGAAGTaataaaattaactcttttaatttttttttatctgtacttataacttacataattttaaattaagtagTTATGATAATAGATTAATAAAAACTAATGGAAAGGTAACAGTATAGCCTAATTTTATGCATAATCAAtggtgaaattaaaaattaaaaattaaatttagaatttaagatcctaattatattgaaattattttttaaataatagaaCCTATTATATTAAtaggatttaaataaaaaataaaaaaattataattatatctatACACATGCTAAAATTGCACAATAGAATTCAGTTGGATAACTAAATTCAATGGTAAGAAACTAGGGAAATTGGGAgatttaaacaattataaaatgaAATCCATTTATGTGCAACCCTAAAAATTCCCATTCTTTCtccatttaaaaaatttaaaagccaCTGTCACAATCGGAGACTAGTGTCACGGACTTGGAGTTTTCCCAcacatccgtgcggccttaggcagtttcttggcttaaaaacgcctaagtcagcctaacttccacCAATAATGGATTCAAccgtaaaaacgcctaagtcagctcaactcgcaacaataaaggattcaacagaattcccttaaagttttcacgaagaacagcggaagaacgaattaagaacgatctttgaaagatgaacaaaagcaagaacgcttgagagaaaagtttgagtaaatgctctcaattcttattcacaaagaataatgaaacaattcaggagtgagtacaaatgagggggaggctctctatttatagttgagctcccccaaaaccgatggctacaattaaaagctgtattcaattaggactctaactttacagaattagaagctgtgtacaattagaacttctaagactacttagtcctatcttcattatcgggcctatcaggcttcaatgtgacaggcctgtccaacagctctttgaatcgggccagttctcgtaggccaaatgatccccatctgagcaacagacctccattggatgcatttggtgcgcttgtcacgggctttgaactgcggtccgtgacattctcccccacccattctcgcaacgccctcgttgcgacttctgaatggcactgacttgattcgcctCGGTCTCGTCTCGTCGCCTTAGCCTTTCCCTTTCTTTGGGATTCTTGCCTCGGCTTCTGTCGCTTCTTAACTCGAGCCGTCCTGCTCGTCGCATTTACTCTggtcaactgtcccacatgcatcGCTTCTTTTCCTTTAAAGTCTGATGCACCACCTACCTttcccataggtggaagccttgtcggTGACTCGGCTAACTCTGATACTTCACTCAActtgagcctcattggtcccaGCTTCACTGTTTTCATCGCAACTTTATCCGCTAAGTTagatgacaaactcacctcttccttaGGTGGAAGCCCCTTCGACGACTCACCAAGCTCAGACGTTGCGTTTCTTTCGACTCcggcttgctttggacagttccgcaactcatgcggaccacggcACAAGAAGCACTTAACTTGCTTCTTTTTGCTCCACTTTGCCCTCTTGGTTTCGGCTTTTCCCtttctcgaaccaagcttcttgggctcattgtctgctccatcgttcccctcgatgacagacttcttcggacacttccgcaacctatgcggaccatgacacaagaaacactccactggcttcttctcgctttCGGCCTCCTTGGCTTCGACACCCCTTGTGCTCGAACCAAGTACCAAGGCCTTACCCACCGCTTCTCCTTAAGCGCAGATTTCTTCACACATTTCTTCAACATGTGTGGACCATCGCAGAGAAAGCATTTTAGcttgtcccttttcctcttgggtttcttcttcccaactcgtggtttcccattaccaccattgtcgCCGTTGTCATTGCCATTAACTctatcttccttgtgatccatttcacatacgccccttccatcggacttggaagacccaagcttgtctttccctagaccaagcttcACCACGGACTCAACTACCGTCATGGCTTCCGACAgtttttggacacctctttgttccacctcctgtctGACCCACGGCTTCAATCCCTTTTGACAAGCAAGCAATGCTTCTTCATCGGTCACATCTGAAatttggagcatgagttccttgaactcttgAACATACTCCCTCACTGTGCCCCGTTGCATTATCTcttgcaactttgcccgagcttcttcctcggcaaattctgggtaaaactgtcccttcaactcgcattggaactcttgccacgtcccaatctcaccttgccttttatctgtggtcctaccttgccaccataaaagcgcaatgtcagtaagaaacattgaagcagtgtttaccttaaccgcatcttccatgatgcctttggcacggaagtagttttccatcctccacaagaaattgtccacatcacatgcagaccttgtccccacaaactctttcggcTTTGGGACATCCTCATTACTGAGTGCTGCATTTGCCACTCCTTTCCCCACGGCTGCTTGACACAAGGAcagctctccctcgagctcctctattcttgtgctcaaagccttcgtcgtggccattgtttcctccttcaaagccattATCATGGCCTCGAGAGCATCATTCCTTTCCGACAGCTTATCCCTGTGTGAATTAAACAACTCGTTTACCTTGTCCATGGTGGAATCAAGAGACATCTTTACATAGTTTCTGGACTGCTCCTCCCAGTTTGTTATGCAATCCTCGACCCCATCGACTGCCTCCTTTACATCCGCCATGGATCCCTCGAGTTTACCCACACGTTCCTCTACTGCCGACATTGTCTCCCTCAAAGACTTCCTCACCCACCTTTGTTCAaactcttctttcgacatcccaacggtgcctttGAACCAACAAGTCGAATATTACTTGGTtcaaaccttggctcggataccactGTCACGGACTTGGAGTTTTCCCAcacatccgtgcggccttaggcagtttcttggcttaaaaacgcctaagtcagcctaacttccacCAATAATGGATTCAAccgtaaaaacgcctaagtcagctcaactcgcaacaataaaggattcaacagaattcccttaaagttttcacgaagaacagcggaagaacgaattaagaacgatctttgaaagatgaacaaaagcaagaacgcttgagagaaaagtttgagtaaatgctctcaattcttattcacaaagaataatgaaacaattcaggagtgagtacaaatgagggggaggctctctatttatagttgagctcccccaaaaccgatggctacaattaaaagctgtattcaattaggactctaactttacagaattagaagctgtgtacaattagaacttctaagactacttagtcctatcttcattatcgggcccatcaggcttcaatgtgacaggcctgtccaacagctctttgaatcgggccagttctcgtaggccaaatgatccccatctgagcaacagacctccattggatgcatttggtgcgcttgtcacgggctttgaactgcggtccGTGACACTAGAATgagaaatttttgtattttttttaaagcaaatcaTGTTTTATCTCTCTCACACACATAGTATGAAAAGGTTTTTgcacaaaaattatatatttgttcTGACCAATAAATCTACTTTCATGCATGCATGGCACGAGtttaaaattaatacttttatttttacctaaacacaaaattcaaaattcaagaaaaatataataattataattaatatttattaataaaatttccactattttttattttacctaATGATAATGTGTTGTACTGatcttataattaatatttaacgaataataatacataataaatgaaaaagaaaatttggagCCTATTAAAAATATTGATTCTCAAATGGGTCATTTGAGTAACGAAAAGCGGACCTGCCTGCCTTAAAAACGCAGCGTTCTAATCTAAAATTATCCCATCggatattttttatttccttataTTTGCGAGCCTGACCCTCTAATCTTAACCCTACCCGAATTCCCCTTTCCACGGCCGACTATCGACATAGCTAGCTGCTGCTCAGTTCGATTTCTATCAAATCGTTAACCCGATCGGTTCTAGACCTTTTCAAGGTATTTATCCTCTTTTTGTTTAAATTAGGGTTTCCTGATTTTGCGTTCGAAGCGTTTTCTTTTTTATGTTATTCGCTTTCTAAATCGTTTATTTAATAAATGTTGGgatttttattttgcttattaTTTGTTGGGCAGAAATCTTGTAGATTTGGATCCGCCATGGCGGCTTTGAAGGATCTTTTACCAGATGCGAAAAACTCAACGTCGACCTATTATGATCACGCGAATGATCCTTGGTTTAAACAACGGTTTAGTACGTCGGAGGAAGAGAAATCCACTGTCGTAAAGGCGAAGCCAGTACCGCCTTACTTGAAGCGCGCCGGTTTTGTTCCTAGGAAAGTTGAAGACTTTGGAGATGGAGGAGCTTTCCCTGAAATACATATTGCTCAATACCCGCTTGATATGGGAAGGGTTAAAGGGGCAAAACCTGGATCGAAGATTCTTCCGGTGACTGTTGATGCTCGTGGGAATTTGGCTTATGATGCAATAGTTAAGCAGAGTGAGAATGCCAAGAAGATTGTTTATTCGCAGCATAAGGATTTAATTCCTAAGATTTTGAGGAATGAGGAAGAGGGTGGTGATGAGGGGGAAGAAGAGGAGGAGATGCAAAAAGAGATCGAGGAAACTATGCAAGAAACTAAGGCGGCTTTAGAGAAGATAGTTAATGTGAGATTGAGCGCTGCACAGCCTAAGAATGTTCCGAAACAGTCTTCGGATTCAAAGTATATTAAGTATAAGCCTTCACAGCAATCGGCTGCGTTTAATTCAGGTGCTAAGGAGAGGATAATTAGAATGGTAGAGATGCCTGTTGATCCTCTTGAGCCTCCCAAGTTTAAGCATAAGAGGGTACCTAAGGCTTCGGGGTCTCCACCTGTGCCAGTGATGCATTCCCCTCCACGTCCTGTTACTGTGAAGGATCAGCAGGACTGGAAAATTCCACCTTGTATTTCAAACTGGAAGAATCCAAAAGGGTATACTATTCCGCTGGATAAGCGTCTAGCTGCTGATGGAAGAGGTTTACAGGAGGTTCAGATTAACGATAACTTTGCAAAGCTGTCTGAGGCTTTGTATGTTGCAGAGCAGAAGGCTAGAGAAGCTGTGGCAATGAGATCAAAGGTGCA
Protein-coding sequences here:
- the LOC107899967 gene encoding SNW/SKI-interacting protein A, which gives rise to MAALKDLLPDAKNSTSTYYDHANDPWFKQRFSTSEEEKSTVVKAKPVPPYLKRAGFVPRKVEDFGDGGAFPEIHIAQYPLDMGRVKGAKPGSKILPVTVDARGNLAYDAIVKQSENAKKIVYSQHKDLIPKILRNEEEGGDEGEEEEEMQKEIEETMQETKAALEKIVNVRLSAAQPKNVPKQSSDSKYIKYKPSQQSAAFNSGAKERIIRMVEMPVDPLEPPKFKHKRVPKASGSPPVPVMHSPPRPVTVKDQQDWKIPPCISNWKNPKGYTIPLDKRLAADGRGLQEVQINDNFAKLSEALYVAEQKAREAVAMRSKVQKEMMMKEKERKEQELRALAAKARSERTGTVAPSTAVPMSSDRSAMDTDMRVDYEPVRERERDMPKESKEEREERLQREKIREERRRERERERRLEAKDAAMGKKSKITRDRDRDISEKVALGMASTGAGRGGEVMYDQRLFNQEKGMDSGFATDDQYNIYDKGLFTAQPTLSTLYRPKKDVDSDMYGGADEQLEKIMKTERFKPDKAFAGTSEKSGPRDRPVEFEKEVEEADPFGLDQFLTEVKKGKKAMEKVGSGGTMKASAGSSMRDGYEGGSNRSRINFERGH